One genomic segment of Manis javanica isolate MJ-LG chromosome 7, MJ_LKY, whole genome shotgun sequence includes these proteins:
- the CSTF2T gene encoding cleavage stimulation factor subunit 2 tau variant, with amino-acid sequence MSSLAVRDPAMDRSLRSVFVGNIPYEATEEQLKDIFSEVGSVVSFRLVYDRETGKPKGYGFCEYQDQETALSAMRNLNGREFSGRALRVDNAASEKNKEELKSLGPAAPIIDSPYGDPIDPEDAPESITRAVASLPPEQMFELMKQMKLCVQNSHQEARNMLLQNPQLAYALLQAQVVMRIMDPEIALKILHRKVHVTPLIPGKSQSGSGPCSGPGLCSGPNVLLNQQNPPAPQPQHLARRPVKDIPPLMQTPIQGGIPAPGPMPAAVPGPGPGSLAPGGAMPPQVGMPGVGPVPLERGQVQMSDPRAPIPRGPMTAGGLPPRGLLGDAPNDPRGGTLLSVTGEVEPRGYLGPPHQGPPMHHASGHDSRGPSSHEMRGGPLGDPRLLIGEPRGPMIDQRGLPMDGRGSRDSRGMETRAMETEVLETRVMERRGMETCAMETRGMEARGMDGRGMEIRGPGPSSRGPMTGGIQGPGPLSMGAGGPQGPRQVPSISGVGNPGAGMQGAGIQGAGMQGAGIQGAGMQGAGIQGAGMQGAGIQGAGLQGAGMQGAGIQGAGMQGAGIQGAGLQGAGIQGAGLQGAGIQGVGMQGAGKQGGGQPSSFSPGQSQVTPQDQEKAALIMQVLQLTADQIAMLPPEQRQSILILKEQIQKSTGAS; translated from the coding sequence ATGTCGAGTTTGGCGGTGAGAGACCCGGCAATGGATCGATCACTGCGTTCCGTGTTCGTGGGGAACATTCCGTATGAGGCAACTGAGGAGCAGTTAAAGGACATTTTCTCGGAGGTTGGTTCTGTTGTTAGTTTCCGGCTGGTGTACGATAGAGAAACGGGAAAACCCAAGGGTTACGGCTTCTGTGAGTACCAAGACCAGGAGACCGCGCTTAGTGCCATGCGGAACCTTAACGGGCGGGAGTTCAGCGGGAGAGCGCTGCGGGTGGACAATGCAGCTAGTGAAAAGAACAAAGAGGAGTTAAAGAGCCTAGGGCCTGCAGCGCCCATCATTGACTCGCCCTATGGGGACCCCATCGATCCGGAAGATGCGCCTGAATCGATTACCAGAGCAGTTGCTAGTCTGCCCCCGGAGCAGATGTTTGAACTGATGAAGCAGATGAAACTTTGTGTACAAAACAGTCACCAGGAAGCGAGAAACATGTTACTTCAAAATCCACAACTGGCATATGCGCTGTTGCAGGCGCAAGTAGTGATGAGAATAATGGATCCTGAGATTGCTCTGAAAATTTTGCATCGCAAGGTGCATGTCACACCACTGATCCCAGGCAAATCTCAGTCTGGCTCTGGCCCTTGCTCTGGCCCTGGGCTCTGCTCAGGACCTAATGTTCTGTTGAACCAACAGAATCCTCCAGCCCCTCAGCCTCAGCATTTGGCCAGAAGACCTGTGAAAGACATTCCTCCTCTGATGCAGACCCCTATTCAGGGTGGAATTCCAGCCCCCGGGCCAATGCCAGCTGCAGTTCCTGGACCTGGTCCTGGTTCCTTAGCTCCTGGTGGAGCAATGCCACCCCAAGTTGGAATGCCAGGGGTTGGTCCAGTGCCTTTAGAGCGGGGCCAGGTGCAGATGTCAGATCCGAGAGCTCCTATACCTCGTGGACCCATGACTGCTGGTGGCCTGCCTCCTCGAGGACTGTTAGGAGATGCTCCAAATGACCCACGTGGAGGGACTTTGCTTTCAGTCACTGGAGAAGTAGAACCTAGAGGCTATCTTGGCCCACCTCATCAGGGTCCCCCCATGCATCATGCCTCTGGTCACGATAGCCGTGGACCTTCCTCACATGAGATGAGGGGAGGGCCATTAGGAGATCCCAGACTGCTTATTGGAGAACCCAGAGGACCCATGATAGATCAAAGGGGTCTTCCTATGGATGGCAGAGGTAGTAGAGATTCTCGGGGGATGGAGACTCGAGCCATGGAAACTGAAGTCTTAGAGACACGAGTCATGGAGAGAAGAGGAATGGAAACCTGTGCAATGGAAACCAGAGGGATGGAGGCAAGAGGCATGGATGGACGAGGAATGGAGATAAGGGGCCCTGGCCCCAGTTCGAGAGGCCCTATGACTGGTGGAATCCAGGGTCCTGGTCCCCTTAGTATGGGGGCAGGTGGTCCTCAAGGACCCAGACAGGTCCCAAGCATTTCAGGGGTGGGAAATCCTGGAGCTGGCATGCAGGGGGCAGGCATACAAGGAGCAGGCATGCAGGGGGCAGGCATACAAGGAGCAGGCATGCAGGGGGCAGGCATACAAGGAGCAGGCATGCAGGGGGCAGGCATACAAGGAGCAGGCTTACAAGGGGCAGGCATGCAGGGAGCAGGCATACAAGGAGCAGGCATGCAGGGGGCAGGCATACAAGGAGCAGGCCTGCAGGGGGCAGGTATACAAGGAGCAGGCCTGCAGGGGGCAGGTATACAAGGAGTGGGCATGCAAGGGGCAGGCAAGCAAGGTGGAGGCCAGCCTAGCAGTTTTAGTCCTGGGCAGAGCCAAGTAACTCCACAGGATCAAGAAAAGGCAGCTTTGATCATGCAGGTTCTTCAACTGACCGCAGATCAGATTGCCATGCTGCCTCCTGAGCAAAGGCAGAGtatcctgattttaaaggaacaAATTCAGAAATCTACTGGAGCTTCTTGA